In Xyrauchen texanus isolate HMW12.3.18 chromosome 14, RBS_HiC_50CHRs, whole genome shotgun sequence, the following are encoded in one genomic region:
- the LOC127655212 gene encoding SLAIN motif-containing protein 1-like isoform X2, which translates to MDGLLYNPQMMADVNGNSNLMSAELEVKKLKELVRKLERQNEQLRTRANATNNCTSSARLLSSPSSACFGGPAGPDASPFYTGNGCVSPRIPTLPCSPSFGLCTSDEHYPYFLPQSVNDVDVDDGTVLDELEILDLNVVLPIDGDSDYNWLYVSPKAKLFPHLLISSLQWCRHVLDNPRPEVELAKRSLCYKLDQDPSSPNQHQSLTGRNCSSLTERSPTFLYHKAQHSNSPRPQPVSPQSSIDSELCVSELEDDSISMSYKIQDMTDVEVMARLQEESLRQEYATTAATATRRSASFSVHTGVRRGIRSEAELEEEEAYDQLSAPQPRLFRTASMQRSVSHSLNLSSAKDCRLSPSTPQYLNNLSYQQLHIPSHNTAEPQSYRANTDKLRRSMPNLLRAPSIPSVLNVPNFSAPTGHIATSSSSLSLLRNSQSFDSHNGLTKIQSAIPSPGQLQQRVQSLGSFSLTTRPTLKATAYVSPTIQSATTMPSSVSLNCIPSSSIPLPSKPSTPSSMSRSALPRPASFVGTSGASRSKIAQPVRSLLTPPKSVSALSALREGSWRDGCY; encoded by the exons ATGGACGGACTATTATACAACCCCCAAATGATGGCGGACGTAAATGGCAACAGTAATCTAATGAGCGCAGAGCTGGAGGTGAAAAAGCTTAAAGAACTCGTCCGAAAATTGGAAAGGCAAAACGAACAGCTCAGGACAAGAGCGAACGCTACGAACAATTGCACCTCCAGTGCCCGTCTGTTATCATCACCATCTTCGGCCTGTTTTGGAGGTCCGGCTGGCCCAGACGCCAGTCCATTTTACACCGGGAATGGTTGCGTTTCACCCCGAATACCGACCCTCCCGTGTTCTCCGTCTTTTGGACTATGCACATCAGATGAGCACTATCCATATTTCCTTCCGCAGTCAGTAAATGATGTTGATGTGGATGATGGTACTGTACTGGATGAGCTTGAAATTCTTGACCTGAATGTTGTTCTTCCCATCGATGGAGATTCAGATTATAACTG GTTGTATGTGTCTCCAAAAGCCAAGCTGTTTCCTCATCTTCTCATCAGCTCTCTTCAGTGGTGTAGACATGTGCTGGACAACCCCAGACCAGAGGTGGAATTAGCCAAACGTTCATTGTGTTACAAACTGGACCAAG ATCCATCTTCACCAAACCAGCATCAGTCTCTCACAGGGAGGAACTGCTCAAGCCTCACTGAGAGATCTCCCACATTCCTCTATCACAAGGCACAACACA GTAATAGTCCTCGGCCGCAGCCTGTCAGTCCTCAGTCCTCCATTGACAGTGAGCTGTGCGTCTCTGAACTGGAGGACGACTCTATCTCTATGAGCTATAAGATTCAGGACATGACTGATGTGGAGGTCATGGCCCGACTGCAGGAGGAGA gtcTACGGCAGGAGTATGCAACCACAGCAGCCACAGCAACGCGCCGTAGTGCCAGTTTTTCGGTACACACAGGTGTGCGCAGAGGCATAAGAAGTGAGGCTGAGCTAGAGGAAGAGGAAGCGTATGATCAGCTGTCCGCTCCACAGCCACGACTGTTCCGCACAGCCTCCATGCAGCGCAGCGTGTCCCACTCACTGAACCTCTCCAGCGCAAAAGACTGTCGGCTCAGCCCCTCCACCCCTCAGTACCTTAACAACCTGTCCTATCAGCAGCTCCACATCCCCAGCCACAACACAGCAGAACCCCAGAGTTACAGAGCCAACACAG ATAAGCTACGAAGGAGCATGCCAAACCTACTTCGAGCTCCCAGCATTCCCAGCGTACTTAATGTGCCTAATTTTTCTGCTCCGACTGGTCACATTGCCACATCTTCCTCATCATTGTCCTTACTGCGAAACAGTCAGAGTTTTGATTCCCACAATGGTCTCACCAAGATACAGTCTGCAA TTCCTTCTCCTGGTCAGCTACAGCAGCGTGTTCAAAGTCTGGGCAGCTTCTCTCTGACAACACGGCCAACTCTGAAAGCCACAGCTTATGTGAGCCCTACAATACAGAGTGCCACCACAATGCCTTCTTCTGTTAGTCTAAACTGTATTCCCAGCAGTAGCATCCCTCTGCCCAGTAAACCCAGCACCCCCTCCTCCATGAGTCGTAGTGCTCTACCTCGACCGGCTTCCTTCGTCGGGACAAGTGGGGCCTCACGCAGTAAAATTGCCCAACCAGTACGCAG TTTACTGACACCTCCGAAGAGTGTATCTGCTCTGAGCGCTCTGCGTGAGGGAAGTTGGAGAGATGGCTGCTATTAA
- the LOC127655212 gene encoding SLAIN motif-containing protein 1-like isoform X1, producing the protein MDGLLYNPQMMADVNGNSNLMSAELEVKKLKELVRKLERQNEQLRTRANATNNCTSSARLLSSPSSACFGGPAGPDASPFYTGNGCVSPRIPTLPCSPSFGLCTSDEHYPYFLPQSVNDVDVDDGTVLDELEILDLNVVLPIDGDSDYNWLYVSPKAKLFPHLLISSLQWCRHVLDNPRPEVELAKRSLCYKLDQAKRWRGVLSGCVSSSIPYCPVEGVSSLSSCSKPFTKPALTEQTDPSSPNQHQSLTGRNCSSLTERSPTFLYHKAQHSNSPRPQPVSPQSSIDSELCVSELEDDSISMSYKIQDMTDVEVMARLQEESLRQEYATTAATATRRSASFSVHTGVRRGIRSEAELEEEEAYDQLSAPQPRLFRTASMQRSVSHSLNLSSAKDCRLSPSTPQYLNNLSYQQLHIPSHNTAEPQSYRANTDKLRRSMPNLLRAPSIPSVLNVPNFSAPTGHIATSSSSLSLLRNSQSFDSHNGLTKIQSAIPSPGQLQQRVQSLGSFSLTTRPTLKATAYVSPTIQSATTMPSSVSLNCIPSSSIPLPSKPSTPSSMSRSALPRPASFVGTSGASRSKIAQPVRSLLTPPKSVSALSALREGSWRDGCY; encoded by the exons ATGGACGGACTATTATACAACCCCCAAATGATGGCGGACGTAAATGGCAACAGTAATCTAATGAGCGCAGAGCTGGAGGTGAAAAAGCTTAAAGAACTCGTCCGAAAATTGGAAAGGCAAAACGAACAGCTCAGGACAAGAGCGAACGCTACGAACAATTGCACCTCCAGTGCCCGTCTGTTATCATCACCATCTTCGGCCTGTTTTGGAGGTCCGGCTGGCCCAGACGCCAGTCCATTTTACACCGGGAATGGTTGCGTTTCACCCCGAATACCGACCCTCCCGTGTTCTCCGTCTTTTGGACTATGCACATCAGATGAGCACTATCCATATTTCCTTCCGCAGTCAGTAAATGATGTTGATGTGGATGATGGTACTGTACTGGATGAGCTTGAAATTCTTGACCTGAATGTTGTTCTTCCCATCGATGGAGATTCAGATTATAACTG GTTGTATGTGTCTCCAAAAGCCAAGCTGTTTCCTCATCTTCTCATCAGCTCTCTTCAGTGGTGTAGACATGTGCTGGACAACCCCAGACCAGAGGTGGAATTAGCCAAACGTTCATTGTGTTACAAACTGGACCAAG CCAAAAGATGGAGAGGGGTCCTCTCAGGCTGTGTGTCTTCAAGCATTCCTTACTGTCCTGTAGAAGGAGTCTCTTCTTTAAGCAGCTGTTCTAAACCCTTTACTAAACCTGCACTAACTGAGCAAACAG ATCCATCTTCACCAAACCAGCATCAGTCTCTCACAGGGAGGAACTGCTCAAGCCTCACTGAGAGATCTCCCACATTCCTCTATCACAAGGCACAACACA GTAATAGTCCTCGGCCGCAGCCTGTCAGTCCTCAGTCCTCCATTGACAGTGAGCTGTGCGTCTCTGAACTGGAGGACGACTCTATCTCTATGAGCTATAAGATTCAGGACATGACTGATGTGGAGGTCATGGCCCGACTGCAGGAGGAGA gtcTACGGCAGGAGTATGCAACCACAGCAGCCACAGCAACGCGCCGTAGTGCCAGTTTTTCGGTACACACAGGTGTGCGCAGAGGCATAAGAAGTGAGGCTGAGCTAGAGGAAGAGGAAGCGTATGATCAGCTGTCCGCTCCACAGCCACGACTGTTCCGCACAGCCTCCATGCAGCGCAGCGTGTCCCACTCACTGAACCTCTCCAGCGCAAAAGACTGTCGGCTCAGCCCCTCCACCCCTCAGTACCTTAACAACCTGTCCTATCAGCAGCTCCACATCCCCAGCCACAACACAGCAGAACCCCAGAGTTACAGAGCCAACACAG ATAAGCTACGAAGGAGCATGCCAAACCTACTTCGAGCTCCCAGCATTCCCAGCGTACTTAATGTGCCTAATTTTTCTGCTCCGACTGGTCACATTGCCACATCTTCCTCATCATTGTCCTTACTGCGAAACAGTCAGAGTTTTGATTCCCACAATGGTCTCACCAAGATACAGTCTGCAA TTCCTTCTCCTGGTCAGCTACAGCAGCGTGTTCAAAGTCTGGGCAGCTTCTCTCTGACAACACGGCCAACTCTGAAAGCCACAGCTTATGTGAGCCCTACAATACAGAGTGCCACCACAATGCCTTCTTCTGTTAGTCTAAACTGTATTCCCAGCAGTAGCATCCCTCTGCCCAGTAAACCCAGCACCCCCTCCTCCATGAGTCGTAGTGCTCTACCTCGACCGGCTTCCTTCGTCGGGACAAGTGGGGCCTCACGCAGTAAAATTGCCCAACCAGTACGCAG TTTACTGACACCTCCGAAGAGTGTATCTGCTCTGAGCGCTCTGCGTGAGGGAAGTTGGAGAGATGGCTGCTATTAA
- the LOC127654705 gene encoding kelch repeat and BTB domain-containing protein 7-like, whose product MASVNFFDGPEELEDSNHALSLMKGLKLFYDSQLLVDVTIEVEAERESVDQSVSSPVAAGTFFQCNRNILAAASPYFKSMFTGGLYESTQRKITIHDVDADSMAVIIDYCYTGKVTITEGNVQRLYAAANMLQLEYIRQVCANFMARRLDLSNCAGILKFADAFDNLELKSKSQAFIAKNFVQLIANVKELCELDLRQIKEILNLDSLDVDCERKVCSFAIQWIENNLHADAEDALQVLRCVRWSLFSEKDRGYLESLKSNPFIKKYLSNVFDRVFGEQSVMISMGVNDTKQRIGKSAKEMVLFFGRPNEPFMCYDPYTEEIYSMASPVINLNNQNFKHSPMETFLVCSTPENHLYLASHLSKHFWVYNPMLNSWQELAERLIGRMHSYIGYLNGHLYILGGRNPVSDARLKEVECYSIQRNQWILVAPLPHSLGKMQVVTVNERFYVVNKRRMLSYEPKKNHWLQQGSLKRSKLHKACVFQEQIICLCDIPVVKAYNPAHGEWRRIGDIPIDSSALNYQVVQHNNKLLLLTIAIVHHNKNRLVVHEYDPSRDTWQNVATMFGSLFGLISLSSRVYTACLGSGQNFISEEDDDSGSSADWDFDGLTDADSDSGSSSSFSDENW is encoded by the coding sequence ATGGCTTCAGTGAACTTTTTCGATGGTCCGGAGGAGCTCGAGGACTCGAATCACGCTTTAAGTTTGATGAAAGGGCTGAAATTATTCTACGACTCGCAATTATTAGTCGACGTGACTATCGAAGTAGAAGCTGAACGGGAGTCGGTGGACCAAAGTGTTTCCTCTCCTGTTGCAGCGGGTACATTTTTCCAGTGCAACCGCAATATACTGGCAGCTGCGAGCCCTTATTTTAAGAGCATGTTTACAGGAGGATTGTATGAGAGTACGCAGAGAAAAATAACCATTCATGATGTCGACGCAGACTCCATGGCTGTCATCATCGATTACTGCTACACCGGCAAAGTGACAATCACAGAAGGCAATGTGCAAAGGCTCTATGCAGCTGCTAATATGCTTCAGTTGGAGTATATACGGCAGGTTTGTGCTAATTTCATGGCGAGAAGGCTGGACCTTTCTAACTGTGCAGGGATTTTGAAGTTTGCTGACGCCTTTGACAATCTGGAGCTGAAGAGCAAGTCTCAAGCATTCATTGCAAAGAACTTTGTCCAACTTATTGCCAATGTAAAGGAGCTTTGTGAGCTGGACCTGAGGCAAATAAAAGAGATCCTCAATCTGGATTCTCTCGATGTGGACTGTGAAAGGAAAGTGTGTTCTTTCGCTATACAGTGGATTGAGAATAATTTGCATGCAGATGCTGAAGATGCACTGCAGGTCCTTAGATGTGTTCGGTGGTCTTTGTTTTCAGAAAAAGACAGGGGTTATCTCGAAAGCCTTAAATCAAACCCTTTTATAAAGAAATATCTTTCTAATGTGTTCGATAGGGTCTTTGGTGAACAAAGCGTAATGATTTCAATGGGTGTAAATGACACCAAACAAAGAATCGGGAAGAGTGCGAAAGAAATGGTCCTCTTCTTCGGAAGGCCAAATGAACCTTTCATGTGCTACGATCCCTACACTGAGGAAATCTACTCAATGGCTTCCCCGGTCATTAACCTAAACAATCAGAACTTCAAACACTCTCCTATGGAGACGTTTTTGGTCTGTAGCACACCAGAAAACCATTTGTATCTGGCCTCGCACCTGTCAAAGCACTTCTGGGTGTACAACCCAATGTTAAATAGCTGGCAGGAGCTGGCAGAAAGACTGATTGGACGAATGCACTCGTACATCGGCTATCTCAATGGGCACCTTTACATTCTGGGTGGCAGAAATCCAGTTTCAGATGCCAGGCTCAAGGAAGTAGAGTGCTACAGCATTCAAAGAAACCAGTGGATTTTGGTGGCCCCTTTGCCTCACTCATTGGGGAAGATGCAGGTTGTGACAGTCAATGAGCGATTTTATGTGGTGAATAAGAGGAGGATGCTCAGCTATGAGCCCAAGAAAAACCACTGGCTCCAGCAGGGCTCTCTCAAACGCAGTAAACTCCACAAAGCCTGTGTCTTTCAGGAGCAGATCATCTGCCTGTGTGACATCCCTGTGGTAAAAGCATACAACCCAGCTCATGGAGAATGGAGGCGCATTGGAGACATTCCAATTGATAGCAGTGCTCTCAACTACCAAGTCGTGCAACACAATAACAAACTGCTTCTACTAACGATTGCAATAGTTCATCACAACAAAAATAGGCTTGTTGTACATGAATATGACCCCTCTCGGGACACTTGGCAAAATGTGGCCACCATGTTTGGATCCTTGTTTGGGTTAATAAGTCTCTCCAGCAGGGTGTATACTGCATGTCTGGGTTCTGGTCAGAATTTCATCTCTGAAGAGGATGATGACAGTGGCTCCAGTGCTGACTGGGACTTTGATGGATTGACTGATGCAGACTCTGACTCTGGCAGCTCAAGCTCGTTTTCAGATGAGAACTGGTAG
- the LOC127655213 gene encoding p53-induced death domain-containing protein 1-like — protein sequence MPNKAQEDAVINMKSVQEIAKQLGFEWTVLAFELGFTRNEVRQFHATSKEKRVQAQRMLESWYERSWDKPNKTKLLQDGLERAGRRDLAEKLRCLHWGHQKLSRRVELPSAFPFIITVHKTIDNKDALSRINVLNCNYN from the exons ATGCCAAACAAGGCTCAAGAG GATGCTGTGATCAATATGAAATCTGTGCAGGAGATCGCTAAGCAGTTAGGCTTTGAGTGGACCGTTCTGGCATTTGAACTGGGATTCACCAGGAATGAAGTCAGACAGTTTCATGCTACATCCAAAGAGAAGAGGGTTCAGGCTCAGAGAATGCTGGAATCATG GTATGAGCGCTCATGGgacaaaccaaacaaaaccaaGCTGTTGCAGGATGGTCTAGAGCGAGCAGGCCGTCGTGACCTGGCTGAGAAACTGCGCTGCCTGCACTGGGGCCACCAGAAACTCAGCCGCAGGGTGGAACTTCCCTCTGCTTTCCCCTTCATCATTACAGTTCATAAGACCATTGACAACAAAGATGCCTTGAGCAGGATAAATGTGCTTAATTGCAATTATAACTAA
- the LOC127654706 gene encoding ras-related protein Rab-33B-like, which translates to MAIEKTTNEFATVYSSRDSLANDSFQEYDSPQARVFKIIVIGDSNVGKTCLTYRFCGGEFLDNPEATIGVDFREKTLQLDGENIKLQIWDTAGQERFRKSMVEHYYRNVHAIIFVYDVTSLASFESLPEWIEECGRHSVPAMAPHILVGNKCDLRGRREVSTFFAQRLADSYNFPLFETSARDPGEKEHVDAIFLTLAYRLKNQKPLRLKQPSESSFLQLSGDQEVKTPCYC; encoded by the exons ATGGCAATAGAAAAGACCACGAATGAATTCGCGACTGTTTATTCAAGTAGAGACAGTCTTGCAAATGACTCGTTTCAAGAATATGACAGTCCTCAGGCAAGGGTGTTTAAAATAATCGTCATCGGGGATTCAAATGTTGGAAAGACATGCCTTACTTACAGGTTTTGCGGTGGTGAATTTCTCGATAATCCCGAGGCAACAATCGGAGTGGATTTTAGAGAAAAGACCCTGCAACTTGATGGGGAAAACATAAAG TTGCAGATATGGGACACAGCAGGACAGGAGCGCTTCAGGAAGAGTATGGTGGAGCATTACTACCGCAACGTCCATGCCATCATCTTTGTGTATGATGTGACCAGTCTGGCTTCATTTGAAAGCCTGCCAGAATGGATTGAGGAGTGTGGCCGTCACTCAGTCCCTGCCATGGCACCCCATATCCTAGTTGGGAACAAATGTGACTTAAGAGGAAGAAGAGAGGTGTCCACTTTCTTTGCTCAGCGACTTGCTGATAGCTACAACTTTCCCTTATTTGAGACATCTGCAAGGGACCCTGGAGAAAAAGAGCATGTAGATGCCATTTTCCTCACCTTGGCCTACAGGCTGAAGAATCAGAAGCCGCTGAGACTGAAACAGCCCAGTGAGAGCAGCTTCTTACAGCTCTCTGGTGACCAGGAGGTGAAGACTCCCTGTTATTGCTAA